A single region of the Anoplolepis gracilipes chromosome 1, ASM4749672v1, whole genome shotgun sequence genome encodes:
- the LOC140672943 gene encoding tyrosine-protein kinase CSK isoform X2: MPTYHNAGGGYPNVSAPARQAKLDGNQNHHTIPSNVTSHPLIQNSTQQQQQHSVPSNLSAGNIPSHPVSPTMTTHSSVTTPNITTHVNATSSPVILTSNAINPGANTTALPVNPRHEVKLNAMPWFHGKISRETAERLLRPREDGLFLVRESTNFPGDYTLCVCYQGRVQHYRVKYKNNQLTIDDEEFFENLALLVEHYEQDADGLCTQLTKSLPKQGKQDFCVDPKAFVEAGWVIQTHELELRECIGKGEFGDVLLGVYRGERVAVKMLKDNSEAAQRFLAEASLMTSLIHDNLVKLLGLVFNNQHMYLVTEYMSKGSLVDYLRSRGRLHVSKKDQINFAYDTCAGMAYLESRHVVHRDLAARNVLVAEDNSAKVSDFGLARDENFSLDGGKLPIKWTAPEALKQNFSNKSDMWSFGILLWEIYSFGRVPYPRIPLADVVKCVEKGYKMEPPDGCPVEVYDIMRQAWDLQPEKRPSFHDIKVTLGQLRAEYTKGVN, translated from the exons ATGCCAACGTACCACAATGCGGGTGGTGGATACCCGAATGTGTCAGCGCCAGCGCGACAAGCGAAACTCGACGGCAATCAAAATCATCACACTATCCCTTCAAACGTAACGTCCCATCCCCTCATACAAAACAGCActcagcagcagcagcagcacaGCGTTCCTTCAAACCTGTCTGCAGGTAACATTCCGTCCCATCCAGTATCGCCGACGATGACCACGCATTCGAGCGTTACCACCCCCAACATCACTACGCACGTGAACGCCACGTCGTCACCGGTGATTCTCACCTCGAACGCTATTAATCCAGGCGCCAACACCACTGCGTTGCCGGTCAATCCGCGACACGAGGTGAAGCTGAATGCGATGCC ATGGTTCCACGGAAAAATATCTAGAGAAACGGCAGAAAGATTATTGCGACCGCGAGAGGACGGTTTGTTCCTAGTTCGTGAGTCAACGAATTTCCCCGGAGACTACACGCTCTGCGTATGCTATCAAGGACGCGTACAACATTATAgggtgaaatataaaaacaaccAGTTGACGATTGATGATGAAGAATTTTTCGAGAACCTGGCGCTCTTGGTGGAACATTACGAACAAGATGCGGATGGTTTATGCACGCAGTTAACGAAATCCCTACCGAAACAGGGCAAGCAAGATTTCTGTGTGGATCCAAAGGCGTTCGTAGAGGCCGGTTGGGTGATACAGACTCACGAGTTAGAATTAAGGGAGTGCATCGGAAAGGGAGAGTTTGGCGATGTGCTGTTAGGCGTCTATCGAGGGGAGAGAGTCGCAGTGAAGATGCTAAAGGATAATAGCGAGGCGGCACAGAGGTTTCTGGCCGAGGCGAGTTTAATGACCTCCTTAATACATGACAATCTGGTTAAATTACTCGGTCtcgtttttaataatcaacACATGTACCTGGTTACGGAATATATGAGCAAAGGATCCCTGGTGGATTATTTACGGTCCAGAGGAAGATTACACGTTTCCAAAAAAGATCAGATCAACTTTGCAta cgATACGTGTGCCGGTATGGCGTACCTGGAATCCAGACACGTTGTTCATCGGGATTTGGCGGCGAGAAATGTTCTTGTGGCAGAAGACAACTCCGCTAAAGTATCCGATTTCGGGCTGGCACGGGATGAAAACTTTTCCCTCGACGGTGGAAAGCTGCCAATTAAATGGACTGCACCAGAGGCTTTAAAACAGAAC TTTTCAAATAAGTCTGATATGTGGAGTTTTGGAATCCTTCTTTGGGAAATTTATTCCTTTGGTCGTGTGCCGTATCCGCGAATT CCATTAGCCGATGTTGTAAAGTGTGTAGAAAAAGGGTATAAGATGGAACCACCAGATGGATGTCCTGTGGAAGTTTATGACATTATGAGACAG GCATGGGATTTACAGCCAGAAAAGAGACCGAGTTTTCACGATATAAAAGTAACACTCGGCCAATTAAGAGCCGAGTATACCAAAGgcgtgaattaa
- the LOC140672943 gene encoding tyrosine-protein kinase CSK isoform X1: MPTYHNAGGGYPNVSAPARQAKLDGNQNHHTIPSNVTSHPLIQNSTQQQQQHSVPSNLSAGNIPSHPVSPTMTTHSSVTTPNITTHVNATSSPVILTSNAINPGANTTALPVNPRHEVKLNAMPWFHGKISRETAERLLRPREDGLFLVRESTNFPGDYTLCVCYQGRVQHYRVKYKNNQLTIDDEEFFENLALLVEHYEQDADGLCTQLTKSLPKQGKQDFCVDPKAFVEAGWVIQTHELELRECIGKGEFGDVLLGVYRGERVAVKMLKDNSEAAQRFLAEASLMTSLIHDNLVKLLGLVFNNQHMYLVTEYMSKGSLVDYLRSRGRLHVSKKDQINFAYDTCAGMAYLESRHVVHRDLAARNVLVAEDNSAKVSDFGLARDENFSLDGGKLPIKWTAPEALKQNKFSNKSDMWSFGILLWEIYSFGRVPYPRIPLADVVKCVEKGYKMEPPDGCPVEVYDIMRQAWDLQPEKRPSFHDIKVTLGQLRAEYTKGVN, translated from the exons ATGCCAACGTACCACAATGCGGGTGGTGGATACCCGAATGTGTCAGCGCCAGCGCGACAAGCGAAACTCGACGGCAATCAAAATCATCACACTATCCCTTCAAACGTAACGTCCCATCCCCTCATACAAAACAGCActcagcagcagcagcagcacaGCGTTCCTTCAAACCTGTCTGCAGGTAACATTCCGTCCCATCCAGTATCGCCGACGATGACCACGCATTCGAGCGTTACCACCCCCAACATCACTACGCACGTGAACGCCACGTCGTCACCGGTGATTCTCACCTCGAACGCTATTAATCCAGGCGCCAACACCACTGCGTTGCCGGTCAATCCGCGACACGAGGTGAAGCTGAATGCGATGCC ATGGTTCCACGGAAAAATATCTAGAGAAACGGCAGAAAGATTATTGCGACCGCGAGAGGACGGTTTGTTCCTAGTTCGTGAGTCAACGAATTTCCCCGGAGACTACACGCTCTGCGTATGCTATCAAGGACGCGTACAACATTATAgggtgaaatataaaaacaaccAGTTGACGATTGATGATGAAGAATTTTTCGAGAACCTGGCGCTCTTGGTGGAACATTACGAACAAGATGCGGATGGTTTATGCACGCAGTTAACGAAATCCCTACCGAAACAGGGCAAGCAAGATTTCTGTGTGGATCCAAAGGCGTTCGTAGAGGCCGGTTGGGTGATACAGACTCACGAGTTAGAATTAAGGGAGTGCATCGGAAAGGGAGAGTTTGGCGATGTGCTGTTAGGCGTCTATCGAGGGGAGAGAGTCGCAGTGAAGATGCTAAAGGATAATAGCGAGGCGGCACAGAGGTTTCTGGCCGAGGCGAGTTTAATGACCTCCTTAATACATGACAATCTGGTTAAATTACTCGGTCtcgtttttaataatcaacACATGTACCTGGTTACGGAATATATGAGCAAAGGATCCCTGGTGGATTATTTACGGTCCAGAGGAAGATTACACGTTTCCAAAAAAGATCAGATCAACTTTGCAta cgATACGTGTGCCGGTATGGCGTACCTGGAATCCAGACACGTTGTTCATCGGGATTTGGCGGCGAGAAATGTTCTTGTGGCAGAAGACAACTCCGCTAAAGTATCCGATTTCGGGCTGGCACGGGATGAAAACTTTTCCCTCGACGGTGGAAAGCTGCCAATTAAATGGACTGCACCAGAGGCTTTAAAACAGAAC AAGTTTTCAAATAAGTCTGATATGTGGAGTTTTGGAATCCTTCTTTGGGAAATTTATTCCTTTGGTCGTGTGCCGTATCCGCGAATT CCATTAGCCGATGTTGTAAAGTGTGTAGAAAAAGGGTATAAGATGGAACCACCAGATGGATGTCCTGTGGAAGTTTATGACATTATGAGACAG GCATGGGATTTACAGCCAGAAAAGAGACCGAGTTTTCACGATATAAAAGTAACACTCGGCCAATTAAGAGCCGAGTATACCAAAGgcgtgaattaa
- the LOC140672908 gene encoding uncharacterized protein isoform X1 has translation MINLPCNAASMSQVAPCQNVPVQTSQYNFPICQQRQTSTQQMQTAACSGPCSATCQGPFIPAHVYQPDSYVTHQCTPQPITNPCRPVFQNPCSPPPSYPSCSQLPQNIFDQIRACVSNTAPIFILPGNCQQSPAPQQQQQPILPQATAPVTGFPPPTTMANPPSGGLTYPTACYPPPPPFYPYPVPMPFYDPSIRARDTTQNCGCCRKRDVDSTDMRSVARTVVGCRFDSDLHDCEHYCVPTTDDTICAKRSCPSSLHLQALASQFLSMQGIIACAATRLILRKVPGSNVTATMEDTMAKAQKAINVLTKDQLLSESKNAQQVNALINLHMTANPPPNIIPILTLVQLKMNLLKAQVEGLINRKMMEIQGVGVEVETDLIDATVLALKSDAELRDFLSALRQKECDERVNVNFAPYRSQRAIAETRLSNIQNKIRQVEAEFDRRRCAMLPAPTLTSRIVQQFSRPCYSARFEDPRRLYIPPDIPRSPDPFVYVKPRSPKRLLLKPCASKSETKSTQVAAPVPAAISTRGNPSKVTRDVGIGDADPTKERPATADLQRSSSMEDCGCCDRSTSEESVGETKKKLRPRIAKINTSDVEKPSSSMKLTSNVCVKYGANARKCDGKDDAETPCDAERSMAKAYINVADDESVRTLTGSESDTITFSDKIDPEAEDVRESRDAIEIRSLGQIMDRQEFTSSADLRQFEKHAETTIAISRKNEAIKEYETRRLQDVSSSKAQQTEMKTIAEVTDDEPISRAQETERKSPNDYTSSLEITLKSKRYWHEDQQKDKNGKALSAIETMEQSANQVPISKSKKKTRFHIVSLMTNVVYNNENSEYQSKQKIDKKTTREMNITTNPDIEKLNKYNLIENLRNAIAHNITGKDYSQNIFLGRLEDFSKLYVDRLCQTASEEKKTTSERVNLFPPFKNLHKYMADNERNGNDVRVYPSSITKAGITVRKRLFYWNDVAKNTPETHYKDSANYLRSSVECEESFVSEIFSVIANRVVTFVNKIISLNGRLSCLNRGAILHKNLNINVLRRDTSSCNHPEVILNHHNPPASILHPRDSNRTTPDTNKCDFRDASLLRVSTEEGYGRMSKIRHSIIQDKKNNTKYLLIRTSSHDCDLTLNRDLGRPHKVQRNLLIRSRLKDRSSIQDHPHPFSLLKRSRKNVSQKFRQARRNENAEMTREKKMRKLKGSEKFWALSKVIKIHDKSLEMRKYGTEFKQVLREYSHDDMTIMNNNAFTMQKYAIVDNIATDDELVINVHDYSELQTEINTNTFKNRSVCSLLSSN, from the exons ATGATTAATTTACCTTGTAACGCGGCCTCGATGTCACAGGTCGCGCCTTGTCAGAACGTACCCGTACAGACGAGTCAGTATAATTTCCCAATATGCCAACAACGGCAAACGAGTACCCAGCAGATGCAAACTGCTGCATGCTCTGGTCCGTGCTCTGCAACTTGCCAAG GACCCTTCATCCCCGCTCACGTTTACCAACCGGACTCTTACGTAACGCATCAATGTACACCACAACCAATAACAAATCCTTGCCGTCCCGTCTTTCAAAACCCGTGTAGCCCCCCGCCAAGTTATCCCAGCTGCAGCCAGCTGccgcaaaatattttcgatcAGATTCGTGCGTGTGTCAGCAACACCGCTCCCATTTTCATCCTGCCCGGTAATTGTCAACAATCGCCGGCGCctcagcagcaacagcagccgATTTTGCCGCAGGCGACAGCGCCGGTGACAGGTTTCCCTCCTCCAACAACAATGGCGAATCCGCCGAGTGGCGGATTAACTTATCCGACCGCATGTTATCCGCCACCACCGCCGTTTTATCCCTATCCGGTACCCATGCCGTTTTACGATCCGTCTATTCGTGCGCGAGATACCACTCAAAATTGCGGATGCTGTCGAAAAAGAGACGTCGACTCGACCGACATGAGAAGCGTCGCGCGAACCGTTGTCGGTTGTCGTTTCGATTCCGATCTGCACGATTGCGAGCACTATTGCGTGCCCACCACCGACGACACCATCTGCGCGAAGAGAAGCTGTCCGTCCTCGCTACATCTTCAAGCATTGGCATCTCAATTCCTCTCGATGCAGGGTATCATCGCGTGCGCCGCCACGCGATTAATATTGCGCAAAGTGCCGGGCTCAAACGTAACCGCCACTATGGAAGATACGATGGCGAAGGCGCAGAAGGCTATAAACGTTTTGACGAAAGATCAGCTGTTATCGGAGTCGAAGAACGCGCAGCAAGTTAACGCGCTCATCAACTTGCATATGACGGCCAATCCGCCGCCCAATATCATTCCGATCCTCACCCTGGTACAGCTAAAAATGAATCTACTGAAGGCGCAGGTCGAGGGACTCATCAACCGGAAGATGATGGAAATTCAGGGCGTCGGTGTAGAg GTGGAGACCGATCTTATAGATGCCACTGTTCTCGCTCTAAAGTCCGACGCCGAGCTGCGAGATTTCCTGTCAGCATTACGACAGAAGGAATGCGATGAGCGGGTGAACGTGAATTTCGCGCCCTATCGTTCGCAGCGTGCAATCGCGGAGACCCGGCTGAGCAATATTCAAAACAAGATTCGTCAGGTGGAGGCCGAGTTTGATCGTAGACGATGCGCGATGTTGCCGGCGCCGACGTTGACGTCGCGCATCGTGCAGCAATTCTCCAGACCATGTTACTCGGCGAGATTCGAAGACCCCAGGAGATTGTACATACCGCCGGACATTCCCCGCTCGCCCGATCCGTTCGTCTACGTAAAACCACGGAGTCCCAAGAGGCTGCTATTGAAACCGTGCGCTAGTAAGTCCGAAACTAAGTCGACGCAAGTCGCTGCCCCTGTTCCGGCTGCAATCAGCACGCGCGGCAATCCGTCGAAAGTCACGAGAGATGTCGGGATCGGTGATGCCGATCCCACGAAGGAACGTCCCGCGACAGCCGATCTTCAGCGATCTTCTAGCATGGAGGACTGCGGCTGCTGCGACAGGTCAACGTCGGAGGAGAGCGTCGGTGagactaaaaaaaaactccGACCGAGGATCGCCAAGATAAACACGAGTGACGTCGAGAAACCGTCGTCCTCGATGAAACTAACGTCGAACGTCTGTGTGAAATACGGAGCGAATGCGCGAAAATGCGATGGGAAAGACGACGCGGAGACTCCATGCGACGCGGAACGTTCGATGGCCAAAGCGTATATCAATGTCGCCGACGATGAATCGGTGAGGACTTTAACGGGATCGGAGAGCGACACGATTACGTTCAGTGACAAGATCGATCCAGAGGCAGAGGACGTTCGTGAATCGCGAGATGCGATTGAGATTCGAAGCTTGGGTCAAATAATGGATCGGCAGGAATTTACAAGTTCGGCGGACCTACGACAGTTTGAAAAACATGCAGAGACTACGATCGCAATTTCGAGAAAGAATGAGGCAATTAAGGAATACGAGACTAGGCGCTTGCAAGATGTCTCGTCGTCGAAAGCTCAACAGACGGAGATGAAAACTATTGCAGAAGTCACGGACGATGAGCCAATTTCGCGTGCGCAGGAAACGGAGCGAAAATCACCCAACGACTATACTTCATCGCTAGAAATTACGTTAAAGTCGAAGAGATACTGGCACGAGGATCAACAGAAAGATAAAAACGGCAAAGCCTTATCCGCGATTGAAACGATGGAGCAGAGCGCAAATCAAGTGCCAATAAGCAAAAGCAAGAAAAAAACGAGATTTCACATTGTTTCGTTAATGACGAATGTCGTATATAATAACGAAAATTCTGAATATCaaagtaaacaaaaaattgataagaaaaCAACAAGAGAGATGAATATAACTACGAATCcggatattgaaaaattaaataaatacaatttgatAGAAAATCTAAGAAATGCCATCGCGCACAATATTACCGGAAAAGATTATTCGCAGAACATATTTCTAGGAAGACTTGAAGATTTTTCAAAGCTCTACGTTGATCGTCTGTGCCAGACTGCATCCGAGGAAAAGAAAACAACATCCGAAAGAGTAAACCTCTTTCCTCCATTCAAGAATCTGCATAAATATATGGCAG ataATGAGAGAAACGGCAACGACGTAAGAGTTTATCCAAGTTCGATAACGAAAGCGGGAATTACggttagaaaacgtttattcTACTGGAACGATGTCGCAAAAAACACCCCGGAAACTCATTACAAGGATAGCGCGAATTATCTGCGTTCCAGTGTAGAATGCGAAGAAAGTTTTGTTTcggaaatattttctgttatcGCCAACCGCGTGGTTACATtcgtcaataaaataatttcattaaatggAAGATTGTCATGTCTGAATCGCGGCgcgatattacataaaaatttaaacattaatgtCTTACGAAGAGACACTTCGAGTTGCAATCACCCCGAGGTAATTTTAAACCATCACAATCCACCCGCAAGTATCTTGCATCCCCGTGACTCGAATCGAACAACGCCCGATACCAACAAATGTGATTTTCGCGACGCGAGTTTATTAAGGGTTTCTACGGAAGAGGGATACGGCAGGATGAGTAAAATAAGACACTCGATAATccaagacaaaaaaaataatacgaaatatttattaatccgtACATCGAGTCATGATTGTGATCTGACGTTGAACCGTGATTTGGGACGCCCTCACAAAGTCCAGAGAAACCTTTTGATACGCAGTCGATTGAAAGATCGTTCGAGTATCCAGGATCATCCACATCCTTTCTCGCTTTTGAAACGCTCTAGGAAAAATGTATCTCAAAAATTTCGTCAAGCGAGACGTAATGAAAATGCAGAAATGAccagagaaaagaaaatgcgcAAATTGAAGGGTAGCGAAAAATTCTGGGCATTAtcgaaagttataaaaatacacgatAAATCATTAGAAATGAGGAAATATGGTACTGAATTTAAACAAGTTTTACGCGAATATTCACACGACGATATGactattatgaataataatgcatttacTATGCAAAAATACGCAATTGTTGATAATATCGCAACTGACGATGAACTTGTGATAAATGTTCACGATTATTCCGAATTGCAAACTGAAATAAATACGAACACGTTTAAAAATCGCAGCGTGTGTTCATTATTATCTAGCAACTGA
- the LOC140672908 gene encoding uncharacterized protein isoform X2, with the protein MQTAACSGPCSATCQGPFIPAHVYQPDSYVTHQCTPQPITNPCRPVFQNPCSPPPSYPSCSQLPQNIFDQIRACVSNTAPIFILPGNCQQSPAPQQQQQPILPQATAPVTGFPPPTTMANPPSGGLTYPTACYPPPPPFYPYPVPMPFYDPSIRARDTTQNCGCCRKRDVDSTDMRSVARTVVGCRFDSDLHDCEHYCVPTTDDTICAKRSCPSSLHLQALASQFLSMQGIIACAATRLILRKVPGSNVTATMEDTMAKAQKAINVLTKDQLLSESKNAQQVNALINLHMTANPPPNIIPILTLVQLKMNLLKAQVEGLINRKMMEIQGVGVEVETDLIDATVLALKSDAELRDFLSALRQKECDERVNVNFAPYRSQRAIAETRLSNIQNKIRQVEAEFDRRRCAMLPAPTLTSRIVQQFSRPCYSARFEDPRRLYIPPDIPRSPDPFVYVKPRSPKRLLLKPCASKSETKSTQVAAPVPAAISTRGNPSKVTRDVGIGDADPTKERPATADLQRSSSMEDCGCCDRSTSEESVGETKKKLRPRIAKINTSDVEKPSSSMKLTSNVCVKYGANARKCDGKDDAETPCDAERSMAKAYINVADDESVRTLTGSESDTITFSDKIDPEAEDVRESRDAIEIRSLGQIMDRQEFTSSADLRQFEKHAETTIAISRKNEAIKEYETRRLQDVSSSKAQQTEMKTIAEVTDDEPISRAQETERKSPNDYTSSLEITLKSKRYWHEDQQKDKNGKALSAIETMEQSANQVPISKSKKKTRFHIVSLMTNVVYNNENSEYQSKQKIDKKTTREMNITTNPDIEKLNKYNLIENLRNAIAHNITGKDYSQNIFLGRLEDFSKLYVDRLCQTASEEKKTTSERVNLFPPFKNLHKYMADNERNGNDVRVYPSSITKAGITVRKRLFYWNDVAKNTPETHYKDSANYLRSSVECEESFVSEIFSVIANRVVTFVNKIISLNGRLSCLNRGAILHKNLNINVLRRDTSSCNHPEVILNHHNPPASILHPRDSNRTTPDTNKCDFRDASLLRVSTEEGYGRMSKIRHSIIQDKKNNTKYLLIRTSSHDCDLTLNRDLGRPHKVQRNLLIRSRLKDRSSIQDHPHPFSLLKRSRKNVSQKFRQARRNENAEMTREKKMRKLKGSEKFWALSKVIKIHDKSLEMRKYGTEFKQVLREYSHDDMTIMNNNAFTMQKYAIVDNIATDDELVINVHDYSELQTEINTNTFKNRSVCSLLSSN; encoded by the exons ATGCAAACTGCTGCATGCTCTGGTCCGTGCTCTGCAACTTGCCAAG GACCCTTCATCCCCGCTCACGTTTACCAACCGGACTCTTACGTAACGCATCAATGTACACCACAACCAATAACAAATCCTTGCCGTCCCGTCTTTCAAAACCCGTGTAGCCCCCCGCCAAGTTATCCCAGCTGCAGCCAGCTGccgcaaaatattttcgatcAGATTCGTGCGTGTGTCAGCAACACCGCTCCCATTTTCATCCTGCCCGGTAATTGTCAACAATCGCCGGCGCctcagcagcaacagcagccgATTTTGCCGCAGGCGACAGCGCCGGTGACAGGTTTCCCTCCTCCAACAACAATGGCGAATCCGCCGAGTGGCGGATTAACTTATCCGACCGCATGTTATCCGCCACCACCGCCGTTTTATCCCTATCCGGTACCCATGCCGTTTTACGATCCGTCTATTCGTGCGCGAGATACCACTCAAAATTGCGGATGCTGTCGAAAAAGAGACGTCGACTCGACCGACATGAGAAGCGTCGCGCGAACCGTTGTCGGTTGTCGTTTCGATTCCGATCTGCACGATTGCGAGCACTATTGCGTGCCCACCACCGACGACACCATCTGCGCGAAGAGAAGCTGTCCGTCCTCGCTACATCTTCAAGCATTGGCATCTCAATTCCTCTCGATGCAGGGTATCATCGCGTGCGCCGCCACGCGATTAATATTGCGCAAAGTGCCGGGCTCAAACGTAACCGCCACTATGGAAGATACGATGGCGAAGGCGCAGAAGGCTATAAACGTTTTGACGAAAGATCAGCTGTTATCGGAGTCGAAGAACGCGCAGCAAGTTAACGCGCTCATCAACTTGCATATGACGGCCAATCCGCCGCCCAATATCATTCCGATCCTCACCCTGGTACAGCTAAAAATGAATCTACTGAAGGCGCAGGTCGAGGGACTCATCAACCGGAAGATGATGGAAATTCAGGGCGTCGGTGTAGAg GTGGAGACCGATCTTATAGATGCCACTGTTCTCGCTCTAAAGTCCGACGCCGAGCTGCGAGATTTCCTGTCAGCATTACGACAGAAGGAATGCGATGAGCGGGTGAACGTGAATTTCGCGCCCTATCGTTCGCAGCGTGCAATCGCGGAGACCCGGCTGAGCAATATTCAAAACAAGATTCGTCAGGTGGAGGCCGAGTTTGATCGTAGACGATGCGCGATGTTGCCGGCGCCGACGTTGACGTCGCGCATCGTGCAGCAATTCTCCAGACCATGTTACTCGGCGAGATTCGAAGACCCCAGGAGATTGTACATACCGCCGGACATTCCCCGCTCGCCCGATCCGTTCGTCTACGTAAAACCACGGAGTCCCAAGAGGCTGCTATTGAAACCGTGCGCTAGTAAGTCCGAAACTAAGTCGACGCAAGTCGCTGCCCCTGTTCCGGCTGCAATCAGCACGCGCGGCAATCCGTCGAAAGTCACGAGAGATGTCGGGATCGGTGATGCCGATCCCACGAAGGAACGTCCCGCGACAGCCGATCTTCAGCGATCTTCTAGCATGGAGGACTGCGGCTGCTGCGACAGGTCAACGTCGGAGGAGAGCGTCGGTGagactaaaaaaaaactccGACCGAGGATCGCCAAGATAAACACGAGTGACGTCGAGAAACCGTCGTCCTCGATGAAACTAACGTCGAACGTCTGTGTGAAATACGGAGCGAATGCGCGAAAATGCGATGGGAAAGACGACGCGGAGACTCCATGCGACGCGGAACGTTCGATGGCCAAAGCGTATATCAATGTCGCCGACGATGAATCGGTGAGGACTTTAACGGGATCGGAGAGCGACACGATTACGTTCAGTGACAAGATCGATCCAGAGGCAGAGGACGTTCGTGAATCGCGAGATGCGATTGAGATTCGAAGCTTGGGTCAAATAATGGATCGGCAGGAATTTACAAGTTCGGCGGACCTACGACAGTTTGAAAAACATGCAGAGACTACGATCGCAATTTCGAGAAAGAATGAGGCAATTAAGGAATACGAGACTAGGCGCTTGCAAGATGTCTCGTCGTCGAAAGCTCAACAGACGGAGATGAAAACTATTGCAGAAGTCACGGACGATGAGCCAATTTCGCGTGCGCAGGAAACGGAGCGAAAATCACCCAACGACTATACTTCATCGCTAGAAATTACGTTAAAGTCGAAGAGATACTGGCACGAGGATCAACAGAAAGATAAAAACGGCAAAGCCTTATCCGCGATTGAAACGATGGAGCAGAGCGCAAATCAAGTGCCAATAAGCAAAAGCAAGAAAAAAACGAGATTTCACATTGTTTCGTTAATGACGAATGTCGTATATAATAACGAAAATTCTGAATATCaaagtaaacaaaaaattgataagaaaaCAACAAGAGAGATGAATATAACTACGAATCcggatattgaaaaattaaataaatacaatttgatAGAAAATCTAAGAAATGCCATCGCGCACAATATTACCGGAAAAGATTATTCGCAGAACATATTTCTAGGAAGACTTGAAGATTTTTCAAAGCTCTACGTTGATCGTCTGTGCCAGACTGCATCCGAGGAAAAGAAAACAACATCCGAAAGAGTAAACCTCTTTCCTCCATTCAAGAATCTGCATAAATATATGGCAG ataATGAGAGAAACGGCAACGACGTAAGAGTTTATCCAAGTTCGATAACGAAAGCGGGAATTACggttagaaaacgtttattcTACTGGAACGATGTCGCAAAAAACACCCCGGAAACTCATTACAAGGATAGCGCGAATTATCTGCGTTCCAGTGTAGAATGCGAAGAAAGTTTTGTTTcggaaatattttctgttatcGCCAACCGCGTGGTTACATtcgtcaataaaataatttcattaaatggAAGATTGTCATGTCTGAATCGCGGCgcgatattacataaaaatttaaacattaatgtCTTACGAAGAGACACTTCGAGTTGCAATCACCCCGAGGTAATTTTAAACCATCACAATCCACCCGCAAGTATCTTGCATCCCCGTGACTCGAATCGAACAACGCCCGATACCAACAAATGTGATTTTCGCGACGCGAGTTTATTAAGGGTTTCTACGGAAGAGGGATACGGCAGGATGAGTAAAATAAGACACTCGATAATccaagacaaaaaaaataatacgaaatatttattaatccgtACATCGAGTCATGATTGTGATCTGACGTTGAACCGTGATTTGGGACGCCCTCACAAAGTCCAGAGAAACCTTTTGATACGCAGTCGATTGAAAGATCGTTCGAGTATCCAGGATCATCCACATCCTTTCTCGCTTTTGAAACGCTCTAGGAAAAATGTATCTCAAAAATTTCGTCAAGCGAGACGTAATGAAAATGCAGAAATGAccagagaaaagaaaatgcgcAAATTGAAGGGTAGCGAAAAATTCTGGGCATTAtcgaaagttataaaaatacacgatAAATCATTAGAAATGAGGAAATATGGTACTGAATTTAAACAAGTTTTACGCGAATATTCACACGACGATATGactattatgaataataatgcatttacTATGCAAAAATACGCAATTGTTGATAATATCGCAACTGACGATGAACTTGTGATAAATGTTCACGATTATTCCGAATTGCAAACTGAAATAAATACGAACACGTTTAAAAATCGCAGCGTGTGTTCATTATTATCTAGCAACTGA